In the Paenibacillus sp. FSL H7-0357 genome, one interval contains:
- a CDS encoding DMT family transporter, whose translation MAWVKIAGAACFEVVWVIGLKHASAPWEWLVTVVAIIISFYTIISASSKLPVGTVYSVFVGLGTAGTVLADILWFGEPFKPLKLVLVLVLLAGVIGLKLVTGDSKEKEVS comes from the coding sequence ATGGCATGGGTTAAGATCGCAGGTGCTGCCTGCTTCGAAGTCGTGTGGGTCATCGGGCTGAAGCACGCTTCGGCTCCGTGGGAGTGGCTCGTTACGGTAGTGGCCATTATCATCAGTTTTTATACGATCATCTCGGCGAGCAGCAAGCTGCCCGTAGGTACGGTCTATTCTGTATTTGTCGGACTCGGCACAGCCGGGACCGTCCTGGCGGATATCCTCTGGTTCGGTGAGCCGTTCAAGCCGCTGAAGCTGGTGCTGGTCTTGGTTCTGCTGGCGGGTGTTATCGGGCTGAAGCTTGTGACCGGTGATTCTAAAGAAAAGGAGGTGTCCTAA
- a CDS encoding DMT family transporter, producing MAWLMLIAAGCCEMFGVAMIGKLHRDRNWQAIALLVLGFGGSFLLLSLAMESLPMGTAYAVWTGIGASGGAILGMLLYGEARDLRRIICIVVILGAAVGLKMVG from the coding sequence ATGGCTTGGTTAATGCTGATTGCTGCCGGCTGCTGTGAAATGTTCGGGGTGGCGATGATAGGCAAGCTGCACCGGGACCGCAATTGGCAGGCGATTGCCCTGCTGGTCCTAGGATTCGGAGGCAGCTTTCTGCTGCTGTCGCTCGCCATGGAAAGTCTCCCGATGGGCACGGCCTATGCGGTATGGACAGGAATTGGTGCTTCCGGAGGTGCGATTCTGGGCATGCTCCTGTATGGTGAAGCCCGGGATCTGCGGCGGATCATCTGTATTGTGGTGATTCTCGGAGCTGCCGTCGGTTTGAAAATGGTAGGCTGA
- a CDS encoding aldo/keto reductase, which yields MNENIPGRIKLPDGTDLPRIGQGTWCMGDDASRRSEEIAALRHGVELGLSVIDTAEMYGDGRSEELVGEAIRGIRDSVFLVSKVYPHNAGKKQLARSCEDSLKRLRTDHLDLYLLHWRGKIPLEETVEGMEELVAAGKIARWGVSNLDTDDMRELLRIPGGNRCAVNQVLYHLGSRGIEHELLSWQRSHKIPVMAYSPLAQAGTLRKGLTENAAVQEVALRHGATPLQILLAWSIREGDVIAIPKASTPRHVAENAAAGEIKLSTDELWQLDEAFPQPAWRVPLDMI from the coding sequence ATGAATGAAAATATACCCGGGCGGATTAAACTTCCGGACGGAACAGACTTGCCGAGAATCGGACAGGGAACCTGGTGTATGGGTGATGATGCTTCCAGACGTTCTGAGGAGATAGCTGCCCTGAGGCATGGGGTAGAGTTGGGCCTTAGTGTGATAGATACGGCAGAAATGTATGGGGACGGCCGCTCGGAAGAGCTTGTCGGCGAAGCGATCCGGGGAATCCGCGACAGCGTATTCCTGGTTTCCAAGGTGTATCCGCATAATGCAGGCAAGAAACAGCTGGCCCGCAGCTGTGAGGACAGTCTGAAGCGGCTCCGTACGGATCATCTGGATCTATATCTGCTGCACTGGCGGGGGAAGATTCCGCTGGAGGAGACGGTGGAAGGCATGGAGGAACTGGTGGCCGCCGGAAAAATAGCCCGCTGGGGCGTGTCCAATCTGGACACGGACGATATGCGGGAATTGCTGCGCATCCCCGGAGGCAACCGCTGCGCTGTCAATCAGGTCCTCTACCACCTGGGCTCCAGAGGTATTGAGCATGAGCTGCTGTCCTGGCAGCGGAGCCACAAAATACCCGTAATGGCCTACTCTCCGCTGGCACAGGCAGGCACCTTGAGAAAAGGGCTGACGGAGAATGCTGCAGTGCAGGAGGTTGCCCTTAGACACGGAGCGACACCGCTGCAAATTCTGCTGGCCTGGAGCATCCGGGAAGGCGACGTAATCGCTATTCCCAAAGCATCGACCCCGCGGCATGTAGCCGAGAACGCGGCAGCAGGGGAAATCAAGCTCAGTACCGATGAGCTGTGGCAGCTGGATGAGGCTTTTCCGCAGCCCGCCTGGAGAGTTCCGCTGGATATGATCTAA
- a CDS encoding PTS mannitol transporter subunit IICB — protein sequence MATTATTQTSSGGTRVRVQQFGRMLSGMVMPNIGAFIAWGLITALFIPTGWFPNESLAALVDPMIKFLLPLLIGYTGGQMVHGKRGGVIGAVVTMGVIVGSSIPMFLGAMIVGPLAGWVLKQFDRAVDGKIKAGFEMLVNNFSLGIIGGGLSIAALKGIGPLVEGLTNILSGGVEFLVNHNLLPLVNIIIEPAKVLFLNNAINHGVLGPIALEESQRLGQSVLFMLESNPGPGLGILLAYWLVGRGSAKASAPGAVIIHFLGGIHEIYFPYILMNPRLILAVIGGGVSGTFTLQLLGAGLVASPSPGSIFAYFAMTPKGGYVPMLAGVIVATAVSFVLATLLLKTVKKNNEEEMDLEEAAAKVKDMKSAGTAAQTAAAAATVTTAANVRGKADVNKIVFACDAGMGSSAMGASVLRKKLQAAGVNITVVNSAVSEIPADADIVVTQKTLTDRAIASNPKAEHISIDNFLKSPKYDELVERLK from the coding sequence ATGGCCACAACTGCAACAACGCAAACTTCATCCGGGGGTACAAGGGTGAGAGTTCAACAATTCGGCCGCATGCTCAGCGGTATGGTTATGCCGAATATCGGCGCTTTTATCGCATGGGGTTTAATCACGGCTTTATTCATTCCAACAGGCTGGTTTCCAAATGAAAGCCTTGCAGCTCTAGTAGATCCAATGATCAAATTTCTGCTTCCGCTGCTCATCGGGTATACGGGCGGACAGATGGTACACGGCAAACGCGGCGGTGTTATCGGGGCAGTAGTCACGATGGGGGTTATCGTCGGTTCTTCTATTCCGATGTTCCTCGGCGCCATGATTGTCGGCCCGCTGGCCGGCTGGGTTCTGAAGCAATTCGACCGTGCGGTTGACGGCAAGATCAAAGCCGGGTTCGAAATGCTTGTCAACAACTTCTCGCTTGGCATCATCGGCGGCGGCTTGTCCATTGCTGCGCTGAAGGGAATCGGACCTCTGGTCGAAGGCTTGACCAACATCCTTTCGGGTGGTGTGGAATTTCTGGTCAATCATAACCTGCTGCCGCTTGTCAACATCATCATTGAGCCGGCAAAAGTATTGTTCCTGAACAATGCAATCAACCACGGCGTACTCGGACCGATTGCGCTGGAAGAATCACAGAGACTGGGACAGTCGGTACTGTTCATGCTGGAATCGAATCCGGGACCAGGGCTGGGTATCCTGCTTGCTTACTGGCTGGTAGGACGCGGTTCGGCGAAGGCCTCCGCACCGGGTGCGGTTATCATTCACTTCCTGGGGGGTATTCATGAAATTTACTTCCCGTACATTCTGATGAATCCACGTCTGATCCTGGCTGTTATCGGCGGCGGCGTGTCTGGAACGTTCACATTGCAATTGCTGGGCGCAGGTCTGGTAGCTTCTCCATCGCCAGGCAGTATCTTTGCTTACTTCGCCATGACACCTAAGGGCGGATATGTGCCAATGCTTGCCGGTGTCATTGTTGCCACAGCCGTATCCTTCGTGCTGGCTACACTGCTCCTTAAGACCGTGAAGAAGAACAACGAAGAAGAGATGGATCTGGAAGAAGCTGCGGCAAAAGTGAAAGACATGAAGTCGGCAGGGACTGCAGCGCAAACCGCTGCTGCTGCCGCAACTGTAACTACAGCGGCAAATGTCCGCGGCAAAGCTGATGTGAACAAAATCGTCTTCGCTTGTGATGCAGGCATGGGGTCCAGCGCGATGGGCGCATCCGTGCTAAGAAAAAAACTGCAGGCTGCCGGAGTCAATATTACGGTTGTCAATTCCGCAGTCAGCGAAATCCCTGCGGATGCTGATATCGTGGTTACCCAAAAAACGCTGACGGACCGGGCGATTGCCAGCAATCCGAAAGCAGAGCATATCTCCATCGACAATTTCCTGAAGAGCCCTAAATATGACGAGCTTGTGGAACGTTTAAAGTAA
- a CDS encoding BglG family transcription antiterminator, translated as MRKVTARQRQIIWLLLGVSEEITAAEIAESTGVSVRTVHREMEDIELTLADFGLDLIRKSGKGIQLSGPAAGLAELRLFLREEKPAEHSSEDRKVYELCSLLEAEEPVKLFTLAHWLKVTVATVSYDLDELEPWVRKFGLQLVRRRGYGVEITGSEIDKRRAIGRLAAEHLDLSDLVGHNPQPASSPVFRILLDAVGKTNLMDVENTLWDMEWKWTAELPEIVYMEMLLGLAVTTRRIEIGRSIDNGGEAGYPRMSDHRHITAAEQFGQRLGQALGAEIPRAEILYIAGLFDRVQESFSSAGFASGDIELMEIVYKLTESVVKRTGVPFQSDRSLREGLLEHMDPAFKRLREGTRIRNPLLGPIRKDYEYLFQIVRAAVEELELELDIPDEEIGFLVMHFGASVERLNQLRRGVRAILVCASGLSSSRLLATRLAKEMPQIEILGNISWYEAARLPEVDYDLIISTIDLPLDKDRYIKISPLLTGEEIEKLLSYIQNTTLREREGVPQGEYDRTANEEHSLERLKSYQGMLDETVSLLERFRFYPLDNSGITLPATISAMLDFLDGSGVVGDADILLERLLERERMASQVIPDTGLALFHARSSHILMSSLTLYRLRQPVVLDGGTEVRVILLMLAPRKLSKESLEVLSEISAMLLNSELVKLLEERTESEIRRYLSSELLRFFENKM; from the coding sequence ATGAGAAAAGTTACCGCGAGGCAGCGTCAAATCATCTGGCTTCTCTTAGGGGTCAGTGAAGAGATTACTGCCGCCGAAATCGCCGAGAGTACCGGTGTGAGTGTAAGAACGGTTCACCGCGAGATGGAGGACATCGAGCTTACGCTGGCAGATTTCGGTCTGGATTTGATCCGTAAATCAGGAAAAGGGATTCAGCTGAGCGGCCCGGCGGCCGGTCTTGCCGAGCTGCGCCTGTTTTTGCGGGAAGAGAAGCCAGCGGAACATTCCAGCGAGGACCGCAAGGTGTATGAGCTCTGCTCCTTGCTGGAGGCAGAAGAGCCGGTGAAGCTGTTCACACTGGCCCACTGGCTCAAAGTTACGGTGGCTACTGTGAGCTATGACTTGGATGAACTGGAGCCCTGGGTCCGCAAGTTCGGCCTGCAGCTGGTCCGCAGGCGGGGCTACGGCGTTGAGATTACCGGCAGCGAGATTGACAAGCGTAGGGCGATTGGCCGGCTGGCCGCCGAGCATCTGGATCTTTCAGATCTGGTGGGGCATAATCCGCAGCCCGCGAGCAGTCCGGTCTTCCGGATTCTTCTGGATGCGGTAGGCAAAACCAATCTGATGGACGTGGAGAACACGCTGTGGGATATGGAATGGAAATGGACGGCGGAACTGCCGGAGATCGTTTATATGGAAATGCTGCTTGGCCTAGCTGTAACCACCAGACGGATTGAGATTGGCCGGAGTATCGACAACGGCGGGGAAGCAGGATATCCCCGAATGTCAGATCACCGCCATATTACTGCCGCCGAGCAATTTGGGCAGCGGCTGGGCCAGGCGCTGGGAGCTGAGATTCCGCGGGCAGAGATTCTATATATAGCCGGTCTGTTCGACAGGGTCCAGGAATCATTCTCCTCAGCCGGATTCGCCTCTGGTGACATTGAGCTGATGGAGATTGTATATAAGCTGACGGAGAGCGTGGTCAAACGGACCGGAGTACCGTTTCAAAGCGACCGCTCCCTGCGGGAAGGGTTGCTGGAGCATATGGATCCGGCCTTCAAGCGGCTCCGGGAGGGAACCCGTATCCGCAATCCGCTGCTGGGTCCCATCCGTAAGGATTATGAATATTTGTTCCAGATTGTGAGGGCCGCGGTGGAGGAGCTGGAGCTGGAACTGGACATCCCCGATGAGGAAATCGGATTTCTGGTCATGCATTTCGGCGCTTCTGTCGAACGTCTGAATCAGCTCAGACGGGGCGTCCGGGCAATTCTGGTTTGCGCCAGCGGTCTCAGTTCTTCCCGGCTGCTGGCTACCCGGCTGGCCAAAGAAATGCCGCAGATTGAAATTCTCGGCAATATTTCCTGGTACGAAGCGGCGCGGCTGCCTGAGGTTGACTACGATCTGATTATTTCAACGATTGATCTGCCGCTCGACAAAGACCGCTATATCAAAATCAGTCCTCTGTTGACAGGGGAAGAAATAGAAAAACTGCTGAGTTATATCCAGAACACCACGCTGAGAGAACGGGAGGGCGTTCCGCAAGGCGAGTACGACAGAACAGCGAATGAAGAGCATTCCCTGGAGCGGTTGAAAAGCTACCAGGGCATGCTGGATGAAACGGTCAGCCTGCTGGAGCGGTTCCGCTTCTATCCGCTTGATAACAGCGGGATAACGCTGCCCGCAACGATTTCGGCGATGCTCGATTTTCTGGATGGCAGCGGGGTGGTCGGCGATGCAGATATCCTGCTGGAGCGGCTGCTGGAACGGGAAAGGATGGCCAGTCAGGTCATTCCGGACACTGGTCTTGCGCTGTTTCATGCAAGAAGCAGCCACATCCTGATGTCTTCCCTGACGCTGTACCGTCTGCGCCAGCCGGTTGTTCTGGATGGGGGTACCGAGGTCAGAGTCATCCTGCTGATGCTTGCACCGCGCAAGCTGTCCAAGGAAAGCCTGGAAGTGCTGAGTGAAATCAGTGCAATGCTGCTTAATTCCGAGCTGGTGAAGCTGCTTGAGGAGCGTACGGAGTCCGAGATCAGGCGATATCTGTCGTCAGAGCTGCTGCGTTTTTTCGAAAATAAAATGTGA
- a CDS encoding PTS sugar transporter subunit IIA yields the protein MSILSENKVIMNGAAKDKYEAITMAGKLLVDAGHVTEEYVPKMLEREEVVSTYMGEGLAIPHGTKEARPFIKSTGLSIIRFPDGVDFGGDEPAFVVIGIAAAGDGHMEILTNVAMIFSEEDAIERVMNAPTPADVIAIFEGGLE from the coding sequence ATGAGTATACTGTCAGAGAATAAAGTGATTATGAACGGTGCTGCCAAAGATAAATACGAGGCGATCACCATGGCCGGAAAGCTGCTTGTGGATGCCGGACATGTAACGGAAGAATATGTGCCGAAGATGCTTGAGCGCGAAGAGGTCGTTTCCACTTATATGGGCGAAGGACTGGCCATTCCCCACGGAACCAAAGAAGCCAGACCCTTCATTAAATCTACCGGATTATCCATTATCCGCTTTCCGGATGGTGTTGATTTTGGCGGAGATGAGCCGGCCTTTGTTGTGATCGGCATTGCAGCGGCAGGTGACGGGCACATGGAGATATTGACGAATGTGGCGATGATCTTCTCGGAAGAGGATGCCATTGAGCGGGTCATGAATGCGCCAACCCCGGCCGATGTGATCGCCATCTTTGAAGGAGGCCTGGAATGA
- a CDS encoding mannitol-1-phosphate 5-dehydrogenase yields MKAVHFGAGNIGRGFIGLLLSQAGYEVTFVDVNETFVTQLQERGEYPVTLASEGQETVIVKNVTALSSVTHAEEVAAAITGADLVTTAVGVSILKHIAGVLAEGIGRRLAGSTAPLHVIACENAIGGSAQLKELVYAKLDTETRSKADKSVAFPNAAVDRIVPLQQHEDILKVVVEPFYEWVVDASQMLSGYRPVEGVHYVDNLEPYIERKLFTVNTGHCSAAYLGYLRGYGTIQQAMADEGLTGLVREVLEETGAVLVQKHGFDAEQHSKYIDKILERFRNPALTDEVTRVGRSPIRKLSPNDRLVSPALQAFDRGLGFTALTRSMAAALLFNVSDDPEAVELQAAVAELGAAAAVTKYTGLAADHAVHRSVMAEYDKLK; encoded by the coding sequence ATGAAGGCTGTTCATTTCGGTGCCGGCAATATCGGCAGAGGTTTTATCGGTCTGCTTCTGTCGCAGGCAGGCTATGAGGTCACCTTCGTCGATGTGAATGAAACCTTCGTCACACAGCTTCAAGAACGCGGGGAATATCCGGTGACGCTGGCCAGCGAGGGTCAGGAGACGGTGATCGTGAAGAACGTGACTGCACTAAGCAGTGTAACCCATGCCGAAGAAGTTGCCGCGGCCATTACCGGAGCGGATCTTGTTACGACAGCGGTTGGAGTATCCATCCTGAAGCATATTGCAGGGGTGCTGGCTGAGGGGATCGGCAGACGGCTTGCGGGTTCCACCGCTCCGCTGCATGTCATTGCCTGCGAAAATGCGATCGGCGGGAGTGCGCAATTGAAAGAGCTCGTATACGCTAAGCTGGATACTGAGACACGGTCCAAAGCGGATAAATCCGTAGCTTTTCCGAACGCGGCTGTAGACCGGATTGTTCCCTTGCAGCAGCATGAGGATATCCTCAAGGTAGTGGTAGAGCCATTCTATGAGTGGGTGGTAGACGCTTCTCAGATGCTTTCGGGTTATCGTCCGGTGGAAGGTGTTCACTATGTAGATAATCTTGAACCTTATATTGAACGCAAATTGTTCACGGTGAATACCGGGCACTGTTCGGCAGCGTATCTCGGGTACCTGCGCGGTTACGGGACGATACAGCAGGCCATGGCAGATGAGGGTTTGACCGGTCTTGTGCGCGAAGTGCTGGAGGAGACAGGTGCGGTGCTGGTTCAGAAGCACGGGTTCGACGCGGAGCAGCACAGCAAGTATATCGATAAAATATTGGAGCGCTTCCGCAATCCGGCCCTGACGGATGAAGTTACCCGTGTAGGACGTTCACCGATCCGCAAGCTGTCGCCGAATGACCGGCTGGTATCGCCGGCGCTCCAGGCTTTTGACAGAGGGCTTGGATTCACGGCCCTGACCCGCTCCATGGCGGCAGCACTGCTGTTCAACGTGAGCGATGATCCGGAAGCGGTTGAGCTTCAGGCGGCTGTCGCAGAGCTTGGTGCTGCAGCGGCAGTTACGAAATATACCGGCCTGGCCGCAGATCATGCGGTGCACCGGTCGGTGATGGCAGAGTATGACAAACTGAAATAA
- a CDS encoding M42 family metallopeptidase, which translates to MNQETTNLFKTLTEFPAAPGFERELRAYVKDAMTPYTEEFVQDRLGSLFGVLRGEENGPKIMVAGHFDEVGFMVTGITDNGMIRFQPLGGWLASAVASQRLQIITPKGTLTGVVGSTPIHLLSDDERNKTGDIRRMYIDIGADSREEAQSYGVAPGQQILPICPFTPLANPKKIMAKAWDNRYGLGLAIELVKALHGKKLPNTVFAGATVQEEVGLRGARTAANLLSPDIFFGLDASAAADMTGDRQAFGQLGQGALLRIYDPTMITHRGLLEYVQDTADTHRIKYQYFVSQGGTDAGQVHVSGIGVPSTVIGICSRYIHTSSSIIHSDDYDAAKELLIKLVEGLDRTTLQTIIENS; encoded by the coding sequence ATGAATCAAGAAACGACTAATCTGTTCAAAACATTGACTGAATTCCCCGCAGCTCCGGGCTTTGAGCGCGAGTTGCGTGCCTATGTCAAGGATGCTATGACACCGTATACCGAAGAGTTCGTCCAGGATCGACTAGGCAGCCTGTTCGGTGTGCTGCGCGGCGAAGAGAACGGCCCCAAGATTATGGTGGCCGGTCATTTTGACGAGGTGGGCTTTATGGTCACCGGCATCACCGACAACGGAATGATCCGCTTTCAGCCGCTCGGCGGCTGGCTGGCTTCGGCGGTTGCCTCACAGCGGCTGCAGATCATTACCCCGAAGGGTACATTGACGGGTGTTGTCGGCAGTACGCCGATCCATCTGCTGAGTGATGACGAACGCAACAAAACCGGTGATATCCGCAGAATGTACATAGATATCGGTGCGGACAGCCGGGAAGAAGCACAGAGCTACGGCGTAGCTCCGGGACAGCAGATTCTGCCGATCTGCCCGTTCACCCCGCTGGCCAATCCGAAGAAAATCATGGCCAAAGCGTGGGACAACCGCTATGGCTTAGGCCTTGCCATTGAGCTGGTCAAAGCGCTGCACGGCAAAAAACTGCCAAACACCGTGTTTGCCGGCGCTACAGTTCAAGAAGAGGTCGGCCTGCGCGGTGCCCGCACAGCAGCTAACCTGCTGTCGCCGGACATCTTCTTCGGCCTGGATGCCAGTGCCGCCGCCGACATGACCGGCGACCGCCAGGCCTTCGGCCAGTTGGGCCAAGGAGCGCTGCTGCGCATTTACGATCCGACGATGATTACCCACCGCGGCCTGCTCGAATACGTTCAGGATACGGCAGATACCCACCGGATCAAATACCAGTATTTTGTCTCCCAAGGCGGAACCGATGCCGGGCAGGTGCATGTCAGCGGAATTGGCGTGCCGTCCACAGTGATTGGAATCTGCTCGCGCTACATCCACACATCCTCTTCCATTATTCACAGCGATGATTATGATGCCGCCAAAGAGCTGCTGATCAAGCTCGTAGAAGGACTGGACCGCACGACGCTGCAGACCATTATTGAGAACAGCTAA
- the spoVAC gene encoding stage V sporulation protein AC, producing MPAKTRKSGVKLRLDTMTPQDYEKLSKPYVPSRPVFKNCIRAFLSGGLICVIGQGIQEAFMAIFDMTSREASSPTVAVLILISVILTSFGVYDKLAQWSGAGTAVPVTGFANSMCSAALEHRAEGLVLGVGGNMFKLAGSVIVFGVVAAFIVGVVYAIMGWGGSH from the coding sequence TTGCCGGCCAAAACTAGAAAGTCCGGTGTCAAGCTTCGGCTTGACACCATGACCCCACAGGATTATGAGAAATTGTCCAAGCCGTATGTGCCCAGCCGCCCTGTGTTCAAAAACTGCATCCGGGCTTTTTTGTCCGGAGGGTTGATCTGCGTAATCGGACAAGGCATCCAGGAGGCTTTTATGGCGATATTCGATATGACCTCCAGGGAAGCTTCAAGCCCTACCGTTGCGGTTCTTATCCTTATCTCCGTCATCCTGACAAGCTTCGGTGTATATGACAAATTGGCCCAATGGTCAGGAGCAGGCACTGCTGTTCCCGTCACGGGTTTTGCCAACAGTATGTGCTCCGCAGCGCTTGAACACCGTGCCGAAGGTCTTGTGCTCGGAGTTGGCGGCAATATGTTCAAGCTGGCCGGCTCCGTCATTGTATTCGGTGTCGTCGCAGCCTTTATAGTCGGGGTAGTCTATGCCATTATGGGCTGGGGAGGTTCTCACTAA
- the spoVAD gene encoding stage V sporulation protein AD: MKQLGSQTWQFTTRPVILGSSAVVGPEEGEGPLVSDFDFIYDSLKMGEQTWEKAERALFEKSSKLALMHAGLEQEKLEFFVGGDLMNQIISSSFAARKLGVPYLGVFGACSTSMESLAIASMIVDSGGGKYALAGTSSHNCTVEKQFRYPVEYGSQKPPTAQYTVTGSGCAIVGRNDGSAAGPYVVSATLGRIMDMGLTDPFNMGTAMAPAAADTITAHFRDTGLSPGHYDLIVTGDLASVGLPIAKDLLAKEGIPMEQTTFDDCGMLIYNLDKQKYVIAGGSGCGCSAVVTYGHILKRMKKGELKRVLIVATGALLSPLSYQQGESIPCVAHAVALESGGEGA, encoded by the coding sequence ATGAAGCAGCTTGGCAGCCAGACCTGGCAATTCACAACCCGTCCTGTCATTCTCGGTTCTTCCGCAGTAGTAGGGCCGGAAGAAGGGGAAGGCCCTTTGGTTTCCGATTTTGATTTTATCTATGACTCGCTCAAAATGGGCGAACAGACATGGGAGAAGGCAGAGCGAGCCCTTTTCGAGAAATCATCCAAGCTGGCGCTGATGCATGCGGGACTCGAGCAGGAGAAGCTGGAGTTTTTCGTCGGCGGGGATTTAATGAATCAGATTATCAGCAGCTCGTTCGCGGCGAGAAAGCTTGGTGTGCCTTATCTTGGCGTCTTTGGCGCATGTTCCACTTCCATGGAGAGTCTCGCCATCGCTTCGATGATTGTGGATTCCGGCGGGGGCAAATACGCGCTTGCGGGAACCTCCAGCCATAACTGTACCGTGGAGAAGCAATTCCGCTATCCAGTCGAATACGGCTCCCAAAAGCCGCCGACCGCCCAGTATACCGTAACCGGTTCGGGCTGTGCCATTGTCGGCCGCAATGACGGCTCGGCTGCAGGCCCCTATGTTGTGTCGGCAACGCTCGGACGCATTATGGATATGGGACTGACGGACCCTTTTAATATGGGCACAGCCATGGCTCCGGCCGCCGCGGATACGATAACTGCACATTTCCGCGATACGGGCTTGTCCCCCGGCCATTACGATTTAATTGTAACCGGTGATCTGGCTTCCGTCGGCCTGCCCATTGCCAAAGATCTCCTGGCCAAAGAAGGCATTCCCATGGAGCAGACGACATTTGATGACTGCGGGATGCTCATTTATAATCTCGACAAGCAGAAATATGTCATCGCCGGAGGGAGCGGCTGCGGCTGCTCGGCTGTGGTCACCTATGGACATATTCTCAAACGGATGAAAAAAGGCGAGCTGAAGCGGGTGCTGATCGTGGCAACCGGAGCGCTGCTTTCACCGCTGTCATACCAGCAGGGAGAAAGCATACCGTGCGTGGCGCATGCTGTAGCTCTGGAGAGCGGAGGTGAAGGAGCATGA
- the spoVAE gene encoding stage V sporulation protein AE: MIYVWAFLIGGAICVIGQLMFDVLKLTPAHTMSTLVVAGAIADAFGLYDPLVKFAGAGASVPITSFGNSLVHGALTELERDGWVGVVTGIFDVTSAGISSAIVFSFLAALLVRPKGTH, from the coding sequence ATGATTTATGTATGGGCATTTTTGATTGGAGGCGCCATCTGTGTCATCGGGCAGCTCATGTTCGACGTACTGAAGCTGACGCCCGCTCACACGATGAGTACGCTTGTCGTTGCCGGAGCAATCGCTGACGCGTTTGGGCTGTATGACCCGCTGGTGAAATTTGCCGGGGCAGGGGCTAGCGTTCCAATTACCAGCTTTGGCAACTCATTGGTGCACGGAGCGCTTACGGAACTGGAACGGGACGGCTGGGTCGGCGTGGTGACGGGGATTTTCGATGTGACCAGTGCCGGGATTTCGTCAGCCATTGTATTCTCGTTTCTGGCAGCCCTGCTTGTACGGCCTAAGGGAACGCATTGA
- a CDS encoding AAA family ATPase yields the protein MPVRQESIHIMKAVRHNLESCILGKTFEIELLLTALLAGGHVLIEDVPGTGKTQLIRALSRSMSGEYRRIQCNPDILPSDITGVSVYHPRDEMFHFRPGPVMTNILLADEINRATTKTQSALLEVMEERNVTVDGETYPLPHPFMLCATQNPIDFEGTYTLPEAQLDRFMLRISLGYPDAVTEKNLLMSHQEGQPVDRLTPVTGMEQIAAIQEEIREIYISDPVLNYLLDIVRQTREHPLVLLGASPRASLSFMMACKAYAFLQERDYVLPDDVKILAPYALGHRILLRPESRLDNISVDSLLQKLLQSIHVPVTMRQ from the coding sequence ATGCCCGTACGTCAAGAATCAATTCACATCATGAAGGCTGTTCGCCATAATTTGGAATCCTGTATACTCGGCAAAACATTTGAAATAGAGCTGCTGCTTACGGCGCTGCTGGCCGGTGGGCATGTCCTGATCGAGGATGTTCCGGGAACGGGCAAAACCCAGCTCATTCGGGCGCTCTCCAGATCAATGTCCGGGGAGTACCGCCGGATTCAGTGCAATCCCGATATTCTCCCAAGTGATATAACGGGGGTATCGGTCTATCATCCGCGCGATGAGATGTTCCATTTCCGTCCCGGTCCCGTGATGACGAATATTCTGCTCGCCGACGAGATCAACCGTGCGACAACCAAGACGCAATCTGCGCTTCTAGAAGTGATGGAAGAACGGAATGTAACCGTCGACGGAGAGACGTATCCGCTGCCGCATCCGTTTATGCTCTGTGCGACGCAGAACCCGATTGATTTCGAAGGCACCTACACGCTGCCTGAAGCACAGCTTGACCGTTTCATGCTGCGTATCAGCCTTGGCTATCCCGATGCGGTTACCGAGAAGAATCTTCTGATGAGCCATCAGGAGGGACAGCCGGTGGACAGGCTTACCCCGGTAACAGGGATGGAACAAATTGCGGCTATCCAGGAAGAAATCCGCGAGATTTATATCAGCGATCCTGTCCTGAACTATTTGCTGGATATTGTCCGCCAGACCAGAGAGCATCCGCTAGTCCTGCTTGGTGCCAGCCCCCGTGCTTCGCTTTCATTCATGATGGCCTGCAAAGCCTATGCTTTCCTGCAGGAGCGCGATTATGTTCTTCCGGATGATGTGAAGATTCTTGCCCCGTATGCGCTGGGACACCGCATTCTGCTGCGTCCGGAGTCGCGGCTGGATAATATCAGTGTAGATTCCTTGCTTCAGAAGCTGCTCCAGAGCATACATGTGCCTGTGACGATGAGGCAATAA